A portion of the Edaphobacter lichenicola genome contains these proteins:
- a CDS encoding beta strand repeat-containing protein: protein MNQVVPQTIQAGSKSQMLKVTGSNFSNAVVLLWNGAPLATTVVDPQTLTATIGSNDLSTPTTVQLKVQDPQTMAESQALPVVIAPAASGTASPLAITTTSLPQSIAGSPYVATLDATGGTPAYTWSLASGQLPPGLTLSTTTGLVTGTPTTSGTYSFVVAVVDASAPSQTASATVTLSVAPAQTAPIAPLTITTTSLPTGTTGTAYSTLLQATGGTAPYSWSITSGNLPSGLTLAANTGVISGTPTASGSFPIAITVKDSVSMQAVTANLSFSIAFGGAPLSIPSATLPSAMLNQPYSATLTAAGGTAPYSWSITSGTLPAGLNLATSGAVLGSPTAIGTFNFTASVADSSNPTQTKSASISLVVAPATLSIVSAALPSGTDGAGYSNALQATGGTAPYTWSVTSGSLPSGLSLGATTGAVSGTPTASGTFNFTASVSDASSPAQSKSAQISLVIAPTTLSITSATLPSGTNGSGYSNALEATGGTAPYTWSVTSGSLPSGLSLGATTGVVSGTPTASGTFNFTVSVADAATPFQTRSAQVTLVIAPATLTIATAALPAGTQGSSYSSTLHISGGTPPFTWSVTGGSLPAGLTLGATTGVVSGTPTASGSFTVSVTVKDSASSAQTATATLPLSVVAAGSPLAITSATLHGGTTNTLYNATLNATGGTAPYTWSVTSGSLPAGFSLAPATGLLSGTPTASGAITFTATVSDSSSPAQTASAPISFLVAPPALSIITSSLPFGTQGTNYSNGLQANGGTTPYTWSITSGSLPAGLTLGTTTGIVSGTPTATGTFSFTATVADASSPAQTKSILLSLVVAPPALAVTVSAFPNGTQGTSYSKSLMATGGTTPYTWSISSGSLPAGLSLAASTGVISGTPTANGTFNFTATITDSSSPTQTASTSISLVIAPPALVITTTSLPSGTQGISYSKSLAATGGTTPYNWSITSGSLPAGLSLAATTGLISGTPTANGSFPITVTVKDASSPAQTTSATISFVIAPPPISITTTSLPSATQGTSYSKTLTATGGTAPFVWSITSGTLPAGLSLNANTGSISGTPTASGSFPLSVMVKDSSAVQQLATANISFTVTAATPPLTITSSTLPSGVTNQAYTATLTATGGATPYSWSITSGSLPTGLTIATSTGVISGTPTAASTVTVTVKVTDSSSPVQTKSSSISFTIAAAPLTITTGTLPSGTDGTAYSAPLSAIGGTPSYTWSISSGSLPAGLTLAATTGTISGTPSATGTSTFTTTVTDNSNPAQAKSASASITVSAAAPTGPGTTWYIRSDGGTRYSANQTAGQCDGKSDTAYSGSGTNQHCAFKDPRYLWDDQSYGNNAWVIAGGDTVIIRGGPWRIGFDAQPGSCSGAGCGAGYTWCFGGGGNFGCYNPPIPAGTATQHTRILGENYAACSSGGVTNRSQLTQIFGGFGVTEALNLTGAKYVDVECLEITRHSQCIAFGSPAIPSSCSSSSPIDDYDSDGIHTDNTTHDLLMQDLWIHGHIGRGIKGPIGGLVTCLRCDIAFNGGAGWDFDDGNATPIVNGNWQFLYSTIEWSGCNQEYPAVHTIPVVSCYGQSSGGYGDGVGTPHGTGLSATIDHSKFIYNTQDGLDFGHVDTGGPYTLSITNSIAYSNSGGTFKIGGNFGTAVITNNVAIGDCMRLSAPIAGAPSTYNANLSDFCRADDTFPFDFRQNSNFTISNNTIVTYSPTIFDISCWDSPGQGGNNNGCGGAVLNFHDNIVVGYDNPSTYSLGGQQGGPGAWYYQEPAPNGSTSGTVIGTINRSNNIYYGIGHGFTCPTGYANEKCVTPDFINQPAGTGTTFTQSELDAFNFNISSGSAAAGTGITYTGVPATDYNGVNRPNPPSMGAVEP from the coding sequence ATGAATCAGGTTGTTCCACAGACCATTCAAGCCGGCTCCAAGAGCCAGATGCTCAAGGTCACCGGATCAAATTTTTCAAATGCGGTCGTACTGCTCTGGAACGGAGCCCCGCTCGCCACGACTGTAGTTGACCCCCAAACCCTGACCGCAACCATCGGAAGCAACGACCTCTCCACTCCGACCACGGTTCAGTTAAAGGTGCAGGACCCACAGACCATGGCAGAGTCGCAAGCGCTGCCGGTCGTCATCGCGCCCGCGGCCAGCGGAACAGCATCGCCCTTAGCAATCACCACGACTTCATTACCTCAAAGCATAGCTGGCAGCCCGTACGTCGCAACGTTAGACGCCACTGGCGGCACTCCTGCCTATACGTGGAGCCTCGCTTCGGGGCAGCTTCCACCTGGCCTCACCCTCTCCACCACCACCGGCCTCGTTACCGGCACGCCCACCACGAGCGGCACGTATTCGTTTGTCGTAGCGGTTGTCGATGCAAGCGCGCCCTCACAGACTGCAAGCGCCACCGTGACCCTTTCCGTGGCACCAGCTCAGACCGCTCCCATTGCACCACTGACGATCACGACCACCTCCCTGCCAACCGGCACCACCGGCACCGCCTACTCGACCCTTCTGCAAGCAACCGGCGGCACGGCACCCTACTCCTGGTCCATCACGTCCGGAAATCTCCCCTCCGGTCTCACCCTCGCGGCCAATACCGGCGTTATCTCCGGCACGCCCACAGCAAGCGGCAGCTTCCCGATTGCTATAACGGTAAAAGACTCCGTGTCCATGCAGGCCGTCACCGCGAACCTCTCGTTCTCGATCGCGTTCGGTGGAGCACCTCTGTCGATCCCCTCCGCCACGCTGCCCAGCGCGATGTTGAACCAGCCCTATAGCGCGACTCTCACGGCAGCCGGAGGCACCGCCCCCTACTCCTGGTCCATCACCTCAGGCACCCTGCCTGCCGGACTGAATCTTGCAACCAGCGGCGCAGTCCTGGGCTCTCCCACCGCAATCGGAACCTTCAACTTCACGGCCTCGGTCGCGGACTCGTCAAACCCCACGCAAACCAAATCAGCTTCAATCTCACTTGTCGTCGCTCCGGCGACACTCTCCATCGTCTCTGCAGCTCTGCCCTCCGGAACAGACGGTGCCGGCTACTCCAATGCCCTGCAGGCCACTGGAGGCACCGCTCCCTACACCTGGTCCGTGACCTCAGGCAGTCTGCCATCCGGTCTCAGCCTCGGCGCAACGACAGGAGCAGTCTCAGGCACACCAACCGCCAGCGGAACCTTCAACTTCACAGCCTCCGTTTCAGATGCATCAAGCCCGGCCCAGAGCAAATCAGCTCAGATCTCGCTCGTCATCGCTCCCACAACCCTCTCCATCACCTCCGCGACGCTACCCTCCGGAACCAACGGCTCCGGTTACTCCAACGCCCTCGAAGCCACTGGAGGAACCGCTCCCTACACCTGGTCGGTAACCTCCGGCAGTCTGCCATCCGGCCTCAGCCTTGGCGCAACAACGGGAGTCGTCTCCGGCACACCGACCGCCAGTGGAACCTTCAACTTCACAGTCTCCGTCGCCGATGCAGCAACCCCATTCCAAACCAGGTCGGCTCAGGTCACGCTTGTCATCGCTCCGGCAACGCTCACCATCGCCACCGCCGCACTCCCCGCCGGAACACAGGGCTCAAGCTACTCCAGCACCCTCCACATCAGCGGAGGCACCCCTCCGTTCACCTGGTCGGTTACCGGTGGCAGCCTGCCCGCCGGACTCACCCTGGGCGCAACCACAGGCGTAGTCTCTGGCACCCCCACCGCCAGCGGCAGCTTCACCGTCAGCGTGACCGTCAAAGACTCGGCGTCTTCAGCACAGACCGCCACCGCCACGTTGCCACTCAGCGTAGTCGCCGCAGGATCTCCACTTGCGATTACATCGGCCACGCTCCACGGCGGAACAACGAACACTCTCTACAACGCCACGCTCAACGCGACTGGAGGAACCGCACCATACACCTGGTCCGTCACCAGTGGCAGCCTGCCCGCCGGGTTTAGCCTCGCGCCCGCTACCGGCCTCCTCTCCGGCACACCAACCGCCAGCGGAGCCATCACCTTCACCGCGACCGTCTCTGACTCTTCCAGTCCCGCACAGACCGCATCCGCACCGATCTCGTTTCTCGTCGCGCCACCAGCGCTTTCCATCATCACCTCGTCACTGCCATTCGGAACTCAAGGCACGAACTACTCGAATGGCCTGCAGGCAAACGGCGGCACCACGCCGTACACGTGGTCCATCACAAGCGGCAGCCTCCCCGCCGGACTCACTCTGGGCACAACCACAGGCATCGTCTCCGGCACGCCAACAGCCACCGGCACATTCAGCTTCACGGCAACCGTCGCGGATGCATCGAGCCCTGCACAGACCAAATCCATCCTGCTCTCACTCGTCGTCGCACCACCAGCACTGGCGGTCACGGTCTCCGCCTTCCCGAACGGTACACAGGGCACAAGTTATTCCAAGTCCCTGATGGCAACCGGAGGCACCACACCCTACACCTGGTCCATCAGCTCCGGCAGCCTCCCTGCCGGCCTCAGCCTCGCGGCGAGCACAGGCGTCATCTCCGGCACCCCAACCGCAAATGGGACCTTCAACTTCACCGCAACCATCACAGACTCCTCCAGTCCCACGCAGACCGCATCGACATCGATCTCGCTCGTCATCGCTCCTCCCGCACTGGTCATCACCACCACATCCTTACCCTCCGGAACACAGGGCATCAGCTACTCGAAGTCCCTCGCAGCAACCGGAGGCACCACTCCTTACAACTGGTCGATCACCTCCGGCAGTCTGCCAGCCGGACTTAGCCTCGCCGCCACTACCGGCCTCATCTCCGGCACGCCAACCGCAAACGGCAGCTTCCCTATCACCGTAACGGTGAAAGACGCATCAAGCCCCGCTCAAACCACATCGGCGACCATCTCGTTCGTCATTGCACCACCACCAATCTCAATCACCACTACTTCCTTACCCTCCGCCACTCAAGGCACAAGCTACTCGAAGACCCTAACAGCAACCGGAGGCACCGCACCCTTCGTCTGGTCGATCACCTCCGGCACCCTGCCAGCGGGGCTCAGCCTCAACGCCAACACCGGCAGCATCTCCGGCACACCAACAGCGAGCGGCAGCTTCCCGCTCTCAGTCATGGTCAAGGATTCAAGTGCAGTGCAGCAGCTCGCGACCGCCAACATCTCCTTCACCGTCACCGCCGCGACGCCGCCGCTCACGATTACCTCATCCACCTTGCCCTCCGGCGTTACCAACCAGGCCTACACCGCGACCCTGACTGCGACTGGCGGCGCTACACCGTACAGCTGGTCCATCACCTCCGGTAGCCTGCCCACAGGATTGACGATTGCCACGAGCACCGGCGTCATCTCCGGAACACCAACCGCAGCTTCAACCGTAACTGTTACCGTGAAGGTTACAGACTCTTCGAGCCCCGTTCAGACGAAGTCTTCCTCGATCTCCTTCACCATCGCAGCGGCACCGCTGACGATCACAACCGGCACTCTACCGTCAGGCACAGATGGCACAGCCTACTCAGCACCGCTGTCTGCAATCGGTGGAACACCGTCGTACACGTGGTCGATCAGCTCAGGCAGCCTTCCCGCAGGTCTCACTCTCGCAGCAACCACTGGCACCATCTCCGGCACGCCCTCTGCAACCGGCACCTCCACCTTCACCACGACCGTAACCGACAACAGCAACCCCGCTCAGGCCAAGTCCGCATCCGCGTCGATCACCGTCTCCGCTGCCGCACCAACGGGCCCGGGCACAACCTGGTACATCCGTTCCGACGGCGGCACGCGCTACTCCGCCAACCAGACCGCAGGCCAGTGCGACGGCAAATCCGACACCGCCTACTCCGGCTCGGGCACCAACCAGCACTGCGCCTTCAAAGACCCGCGCTATCTCTGGGACGACCAGAGCTACGGCAACAACGCCTGGGTCATCGCTGGCGGTGACACCGTCATCATCCGCGGCGGCCCATGGCGCATCGGCTTCGATGCACAACCCGGCAGCTGCAGCGGAGCAGGCTGCGGCGCCGGCTACACCTGGTGCTTCGGTGGCGGCGGCAACTTCGGCTGCTATAACCCCCCGATCCCCGCCGGCACAGCCACCCAGCACACCCGCATCCTCGGCGAGAACTACGCCGCCTGCAGCAGCGGCGGCGTCACCAACCGCTCGCAGCTCACCCAGATCTTCGGCGGCTTCGGTGTCACGGAAGCGCTCAATCTCACCGGCGCCAAGTACGTCGACGTGGAATGCCTCGAGATCACCCGCCACTCTCAATGCATCGCCTTTGGCAGTCCGGCCATCCCCTCCAGTTGCTCCAGCAGCTCACCAATAGACGACTACGACTCCGACGGCATCCACACCGACAACACCACCCACGACCTGCTCATGCAGGATCTTTGGATCCACGGCCACATCGGTCGCGGCATCAAGGGACCCATCGGCGGCCTGGTCACCTGTCTTCGATGCGATATAGCCTTCAACGGAGGCGCAGGCTGGGACTTCGATGACGGCAACGCCACCCCGATCGTCAACGGCAACTGGCAGTTCCTCTACTCCACCATCGAGTGGAGCGGATGCAACCAGGAGTATCCCGCGGTGCATACCATCCCGGTCGTCTCCTGCTATGGCCAAAGCAGCGGAGGCTACGGTGACGGCGTCGGCACACCACACGGCACAGGCCTCTCAGCCACTATCGATCACTCTAAGTTCATCTACAACACGCAGGACGGACTCGACTTCGGCCACGTCGACACCGGCGGACCCTACACCCTCAGTATCACAAACTCCATTGCCTACTCCAACAGCGGAGGAACCTTCAAGATCGGAGGCAACTTCGGCACCGCTGTCATCACAAACAACGTCGCCATTGGAGACTGCATGAGACTTTCAGCTCCCATTGCCGGCGCACCAAGCACCTACAACGCTAATCTCTCCGACTTCTGCCGCGCCGACGACACGTTCCCCTTCGACTTCCGTCAGAACAGCAACTTCACCATCTCCAACAACACCATCGTCACCTACTCGCCCACCATCTTCGATATCTCCTGCTGGGACTCGCCCGGCCAGGGCGGTAATAACAACGGATGTGGCGGCGCGGTACTCAACTTCCACGACAACATCGTCGTCGGCTACGACAACCCCTCAACGTACAGCCTCGGCGGCCAACAAGGCGGCCCCGGAGCCTGGTACTACCAGGAGCCCGCGCCCAACGGCAGCACCTCCGGCACGGTCATAGGCACCATCAACCGCAGCAACAACATTTATTACGGCATCGGACACGGCTTCACCTGCCCCACCGGATACGCCAACGAGAAGTGCGTCACACCCGACTTCATCAATCAGCCCGCCGGAACCGGCACCACCTTCACTCAGTCCGAGCTCGACGCCTTCAACTTCAATATCTCCTCCGGCAGCGCAGCGGCGGGAACCGGGATAACCTATACAGGCGTGCCGGCCACCGACTACAACGGTGTCAACCGTCCGAATCCGCCTTCCATGGGAGCCGTTGAACCATGA
- a CDS encoding FkbM family methyltransferase, with protein sequence MPTSRLRQLLKFIRVFGMTDGIRLWLSLLFQTGQSIQLQLPHLPAPIQLRRQDLPIFWQIMIMKENDFHSLPQASRVSDTYKKILSDGNRPIIVDCGGHIGLSAVWFASRFPEATLYCIEPDKSNFNLLQQNTAAYPNVICLNGGVWNKPCHLEIQNPLSGSASFQLRELPIADGAGKPNILRAYTIPEVLQLEEKNRLFLVKMDIEGAEAQVFLEPTPWLAQTAVMIIELHDWLMPGQGTSRNVFKRLGENNLDVILQGENLLLFQVQGASQDTNKTANASLHENALAAKL encoded by the coding sequence ATGCCAACATCGCGGCTGCGTCAGCTCCTCAAATTTATTCGTGTATTTGGCATGACAGACGGCATCCGCCTGTGGCTCTCTCTGCTGTTTCAAACGGGCCAGTCCATTCAACTTCAGCTGCCACATCTGCCAGCTCCCATACAACTCCGCCGGCAGGATCTGCCGATATTCTGGCAGATCATGATCATGAAGGAGAACGACTTCCACTCCTTGCCACAGGCAAGCCGGGTCAGTGACACCTACAAGAAGATTCTCTCCGATGGCAACCGGCCCATCATCGTCGATTGCGGCGGTCACATCGGACTCTCTGCAGTGTGGTTCGCCTCCCGCTTCCCCGAAGCCACGCTCTACTGCATCGAACCAGACAAGAGCAACTTCAATCTTCTTCAGCAAAACACCGCAGCCTATCCAAACGTCATCTGCCTCAACGGCGGCGTATGGAACAAGCCATGCCATCTTGAGATTCAGAATCCTCTCTCCGGCAGCGCCTCATTCCAACTTCGTGAGCTGCCAATCGCTGATGGCGCCGGAAAGCCCAACATACTCCGCGCGTACACCATCCCCGAAGTTCTTCAACTCGAAGAGAAGAACCGTCTCTTTCTCGTGAAGATGGACATTGAAGGAGCCGAAGCGCAGGTATTTCTGGAACCGACTCCATGGCTCGCCCAGACCGCCGTCATGATCATCGAGCTGCACGATTGGCTCATGCCCGGGCAGGGCACCAGCAGAAACGTCTTCAAGCGACTCGGAGAAAACAACCTCGACGTCATCCTTCAGGGCGAAAACCTGCTTCTCTTTCAGGTCCAGGGCGCAAGCCAGGACACAAACAAAACAGCGAACGCATCTCTTCACGAGAACGCCTTAGCCGCGAAGTTGTAG
- a CDS encoding glycosyltransferase family A protein gives MPKVDVIIPTYNTAKYLPIALESVIAQTFEDWRILLIDDGSTDDTASVVAPYLTQLGDKIRYIRQANSGVSAARNNGLRNASAEFIALLDADDVWLPCRLSESLKCFEGRPKVGLAYGLISRIDADGAVIDTFAGNKKHAEGCVARYIYMRRIQLPTSSMTFRKECVDKVGGFDESLRQTEDRDLWLRMAFHYEVAFAPTVISLYRTAGESLTTDTNGMLRAQLQFIEKHYGSPGCGIVARRVALSYIYRQRAEAFGIRKQMWGAVKSSLRALALNPLDISNARTAGSLLLRSAGIYR, from the coding sequence ATGCCGAAAGTCGACGTTATTATTCCGACGTACAACACAGCGAAGTATCTACCAATCGCACTTGAAAGCGTTATTGCGCAGACTTTTGAGGATTGGAGAATTTTGCTGATTGATGACGGCAGCACGGATGACACGGCCAGCGTTGTTGCTCCTTATCTCACTCAACTGGGCGACAAGATTAGATACATTCGCCAAGCGAATAGTGGAGTATCGGCGGCGCGGAATAACGGGCTTCGCAACGCATCTGCGGAGTTTATTGCGTTATTGGATGCCGACGATGTGTGGCTGCCTTGTCGTTTGTCCGAATCGCTGAAGTGCTTTGAGGGACGCCCAAAGGTGGGACTGGCTTACGGGCTCATCTCGCGTATCGATGCGGATGGAGCGGTGATTGATACGTTTGCGGGGAACAAGAAGCATGCCGAAGGATGTGTCGCTCGCTACATTTATATGCGGCGGATACAACTGCCGACTTCTTCGATGACGTTTCGTAAGGAGTGCGTCGACAAGGTGGGTGGGTTCGATGAGAGTCTGCGGCAGACAGAGGATCGGGACCTGTGGCTTCGTATGGCATTTCACTATGAGGTGGCGTTTGCTCCTACGGTGATATCGCTCTACAGGACCGCAGGGGAGTCGCTGACGACGGACACGAACGGTATGTTGAGGGCGCAGCTTCAGTTTATTGAGAAGCACTATGGTTCGCCTGGATGCGGCATCGTGGCTCGGCGTGTGGCGCTGAGTTATATCTACCGGCAACGGGCGGAGGCTTTTGGGATTCGTAAACAGATGTGGGGAGCGGTGAAGAGTTCGCTGCGCGCGCTGGCGCTTAATCCATTGGACATTAGCAATGCCAGGACGGCGGGGTCGCTGCTCTTGCGCTCTGCCGGTATCTATCGGTAG